In Fimbriimonadales bacterium, the following are encoded in one genomic region:
- the hflX gene encoding GTPase HflX: protein MPRELIETRAPTERAVLVFVNSDPEQDSYVEEEMVALCEAAGIEPVGSLRQRVSKVHPPTYIGKGKVEELLMATRELKADLTLFDCDLNALQQRNLVDALHIKVIDRPQLILDIFAQRAHTKEGMLQVELAQYLYMLPKITTVYTKFEQQRGGIGVRGPGETKLEVDRRRIKDRIEHLQKDLEEVRRHRELQRTGRRKLPFPSASLVGYTSAGKSTLLNALSDSHVYTDSMLFATLDPTTRKVELQNGYHLFLTDTVGFIRDLPTHLIAAFHATLEEVIEADLLIHVIDISHPNWDIQRDAVLDTLVELDVSHKPVLTVFNKVDKLENPEEIRELIANTPNSVAISAKKKEGLETLKRKLVEMTQSLYAEVVMVIPYSQSHLLDECYRYGRVLETESREEGTFVKAKILSEVAERIKMQLKTPAKI, encoded by the coding sequence ATGCCTCGTGAACTTATAGAGACACGGGCGCCGACTGAGCGCGCGGTCCTTGTTTTCGTCAACTCCGATCCTGAGCAAGATTCCTACGTGGAAGAGGAAATGGTCGCGCTATGCGAGGCTGCGGGTATCGAACCCGTCGGGTCTCTCCGGCAGCGTGTCAGTAAGGTTCACCCGCCCACCTATATCGGCAAAGGGAAGGTGGAAGAACTATTGATGGCGACGAGGGAATTGAAAGCCGACCTAACGCTGTTCGATTGCGATTTGAATGCTCTTCAACAGCGCAATTTAGTAGACGCTCTTCATATCAAAGTGATTGACCGTCCCCAGTTAATTCTCGATATTTTCGCTCAACGAGCGCACACGAAAGAAGGAATGCTGCAGGTGGAATTGGCGCAGTATCTTTATATGTTGCCGAAGATTACGACCGTCTATACGAAATTCGAACAACAGAGGGGGGGCATAGGCGTTCGTGGTCCAGGTGAAACGAAATTGGAAGTAGATAGGCGAAGAATCAAAGACCGCATCGAACATTTGCAAAAAGATTTAGAGGAGGTTCGTCGTCATCGTGAACTTCAAAGAACGGGAAGGAGAAAATTGCCATTTCCGAGCGCGAGCCTCGTCGGATACACGAGTGCAGGAAAAAGTACGCTTTTGAATGCACTTTCGGATAGCCACGTCTATACGGATTCGATGCTCTTCGCGACACTCGACCCGACCACCCGCAAAGTCGAATTGCAAAACGGATATCACTTGTTTCTTACGGACACGGTCGGTTTCATTCGGGATTTGCCCACACACCTCATCGCAGCGTTTCATGCGACATTGGAAGAAGTCATCGAAGCGGATTTGCTGATTCATGTTATAGACATCAGCCATCCGAATTGGGATATCCAGCGGGATGCCGTTTTGGATACTTTGGTGGAATTGGATGTATCCCATAAACCGGTTCTCACAGTGTTCAACAAAGTGGACAAACTCGAAAATCCCGAAGAGATTCGAGAGTTGATTGCAAATACGCCGAATTCGGTTGCAATCTCTGCTAAAAAGAAAGAAGGATTAGAGACATTAAAGCGAAAACTCGTAGAAATGACACAATCGCTTTATGCAGAGGTTGTCATGGTAATTCCGTATTCTCAAAGCCATTTACTCGATGAATGCTATCGGTATGGACGTGTATTAGAAACGGAGTCTCGTGAGGAGGGGACTTTTGTTAAAGCAAAAATCCTTTCGGAAGTTGCAGAAAGAATTAAAATGCAACTGAAAACGCCGGCAAAAATTTAA
- the dut gene encoding dUTP diphosphatase gives MIPPIKIPIQAEHDACIPSYATENASGMDLLANEELELAPGEIAAVATGIRVAIPPGYEGQVRPRSGLALKKGLSIPNAPGTIDSDYRGEIKVILINHGKEPVKIQKGDRIAQLVICPVVRACWEVSDSLPESSRGEGGFGSTGR, from the coding sequence GTGATTCCCCCTATCAAAATCCCTATTCAAGCAGAACACGATGCCTGCATCCCGAGTTATGCAACAGAGAACGCCTCAGGGATGGACTTACTGGCGAACGAGGAACTCGAACTCGCCCCAGGTGAAATCGCAGCCGTCGCGACAGGAATTCGCGTAGCGATTCCGCCTGGATACGAAGGTCAGGTACGCCCCCGTTCTGGGTTGGCTTTGAAAAAAGGTCTTTCCATTCCTAACGCCCCGGGAACGATCGACTCAGATTATCGCGGCGAAATAAAAGTCATTCTTATTAATCACGGGAAAGAACCAGTAAAAATACAAAAGGGAGACCGTATCGCTCAATTGGTTATCTGCCCTGTCGTTCGAGCATGTTGGGAAGTCTCGGATTCCCTACCCGAGTCGAGTCGTGGGGAGGGTGGTTTCGGAAGTACAGGGCGATAA
- a CDS encoding tetratricopeptide repeat protein, which yields MKLTLCSKCFSEIEPQALYCPECGAAQTDEPATEGSDLVVYPEIARANLLRMKGDSIGAEKVCINILRRYPNNATAHVLLGDVYFDKGDLNQALQWYEMAKDLSPENPSLDLKIERVKKSLKEQESKVAISDLKVKENARATFWFYGIAVVAIIGLSGLAYYLGVERTKKSSEEAFATYTRPIEIPTPSTNNPAPKEQTPPPQPITPTNAIGMTARESNLLSTISAGLKDSRYRIAHVQLDWKEANAYITLAGAQADQQSDQITLVTTAKLAMDAASEITGANVRIIDETTKENRATGWVTRSALQAATSAEGTSQWAQEVLSASTQTTSQPSG from the coding sequence ATGAAACTGACGTTATGCTCGAAGTGTTTCTCAGAAATCGAACCTCAGGCTTTGTATTGCCCTGAATGCGGTGCGGCGCAAACCGATGAGCCTGCAACTGAAGGAAGCGATTTAGTCGTTTATCCGGAAATTGCGCGAGCGAATCTCTTAAGAATGAAAGGAGATTCCATCGGAGCAGAAAAAGTCTGCATAAATATTTTGCGACGTTATCCCAATAACGCAACTGCCCACGTCTTGCTGGGAGATGTTTACTTCGATAAAGGAGACTTGAATCAAGCACTACAGTGGTACGAAATGGCAAAGGATTTATCTCCCGAAAATCCTTCTCTCGATTTGAAAATCGAAAGGGTAAAAAAATCTTTGAAAGAGCAAGAATCGAAGGTTGCCATTTCGGATTTGAAAGTCAAAGAAAATGCTCGAGCCACCTTTTGGTTTTATGGAATCGCAGTGGTCGCAATCATCGGATTGAGCGGTTTGGCTTATTACCTAGGGGTCGAGAGAACGAAAAAAAGTTCTGAAGAAGCATTCGCTACCTATACGCGTCCGATCGAAATACCGACCCCATCCACGAATAATCCCGCCCCTAAAGAACAAACTCCCCCCCCACAGCCGATAACACCCACGAACGCGATAGGAATGACCGCTCGTGAAAGCAACTTATTATCTACTATCTCCGCAGGTCTAAAAGACTCGCGATATCGAATTGCACACGTACAATTGGATTGGAAAGAAGCGAATGCTTATATAACACTTGCGGGAGCACAGGCAGACCAACAAAGCGACCAAATCACGCTCGTTACCACAGCAAAACTTGCGATGGATGCCGCATCAGAAATCACAGGTGCGAACGTACGCATCATAGACGAAACGACGAAAGAGAATCGTGCAACGGGCTGGGTCACGAGAAGCGCTTTACAAGCAGCGACTTCAGCAGAGGGAACTTCGCAATGGGCACAGGAAGTCCTTTCCGCTTCCACGCAGACGACATCGCAACCTTCCGGATAA
- a CDS encoding FGGY-family carbohydrate kinase, with amino-acid sequence MRVLAIDLGASSVRLFVIRLEEKLLLKEISRFETPVITENGYLRWDFPRILSSIKPSLENTKTISSIGIDAWGVDFGLVDENGELVANPISYRDHSHRIGADELKNRLSPEKHYSLTGIQPLPFNTAAQLLARKLRNDTEIERAHSFLLIPDLVASYLGDEKKIPTCEITNASTTQLLGLNGKWCEDAVKASRLDSIFLPKIAFPGTLFGSINKIPIIRVASHDTASAVFAIPSKITNAVYISSGTWSLVGTLIRNPMATLDALEAGFTHERAYDGSFRFLKNVMGLWLLQRSQGKLSHKECIRLAESAPPWGPRFDVNHPSLLNPVDMPSAIRSIADSPIENTAVLFRAIFENLAKEYAQTIEKLRKITSVPIESIHIVGGGSQNTLLNRMTSDATGLPVYAGPIEATAIGNALVQLLYHGKITEDEKESLIRKSFPIQLYEPKNTEKWREWAAKTHFH; translated from the coding sequence ATGCGAGTCCTCGCAATTGATTTAGGCGCGTCGTCGGTAAGATTATTTGTTATTCGTCTCGAAGAAAAACTCCTTTTGAAAGAAATTTCCCGTTTCGAAACGCCGGTCATTACAGAAAACGGCTATTTACGATGGGATTTTCCGCGAATCCTTTCGAGCATAAAACCAAGTTTAGAAAATACGAAAACTATTTCCAGCATTGGAATAGACGCGTGGGGAGTGGACTTCGGTCTCGTAGATGAAAACGGAGAACTCGTAGCAAACCCGATTTCCTATCGCGACCATTCCCATCGGATCGGCGCAGACGAACTCAAAAATCGCCTCTCTCCAGAAAAACATTACTCCTTGACCGGCATACAACCCTTGCCTTTCAACACCGCCGCACAGTTATTAGCACGAAAATTGCGAAACGACACTGAAATTGAACGAGCACATTCTTTTTTATTGATTCCAGACCTCGTCGCCTCTTATTTAGGAGACGAAAAGAAAATTCCAACTTGCGAGATTACGAATGCATCCACGACGCAACTATTAGGATTGAACGGAAAATGGTGCGAAGACGCGGTAAAAGCATCCAGGCTCGATTCAATTTTTCTCCCAAAAATCGCTTTTCCAGGAACTTTGTTCGGTTCGATAAATAAAATTCCCATAATTCGTGTGGCATCGCACGATACAGCATCGGCTGTTTTTGCCATCCCTTCGAAAATTACGAACGCCGTTTATATCAGTTCGGGAACTTGGTCATTGGTCGGCACATTGATTCGAAATCCAATGGCGACCTTGGATGCGCTCGAAGCAGGGTTTACACACGAACGCGCATATGATGGCTCTTTTCGCTTTCTGAAAAACGTGATGGGTCTTTGGCTATTGCAGCGTTCGCAAGGAAAACTTTCTCATAAAGAATGCATTCGTTTAGCAGAATCCGCTCCTCCATGGGGACCCCGTTTCGACGTTAATCACCCTTCTCTTTTAAACCCGGTTGATATGCCTTCTGCAATTCGAAGCATCGCCGATTCCCCAATCGAAAATACAGCAGTTTTGTTTCGTGCGATTTTCGAAAACCTCGCTAAGGAATATGCGCAAACTATCGAAAAACTCCGCAAAATTACAAGTGTGCCAATCGAAAGCATTCACATCGTTGGTGGAGGCAGTCAAAATACACTTCTCAATCGAATGACCTCGGATGCAACGGGACTTCCGGTCTACGCTGGACCCATCGAGGCAACAGCGATAGGCAACGCCTTGGTCCAACTCCTCTATCATGGAAAAATCACCGAAGATGAAAAAGAGTCGTTAATTCGGAAATCCTTTCCTATCCAACTCTATGAACCGAAAAATACGGAAAAGTGGCGGGAATGGGCAGCAAAAACGCATTTTCACTGA
- a CDS encoding S41 family peptidase — MAFGQFHRLYLLFLSCIPLLLFNPPNQIDSNSPAQPILGMRYPAISPDASKIAFQWRGDIWVVPSSGGVARRLTDHVELDTRPIWSPDGEWIAFSSDRNGNFDIFALPVNGGETRQITYAANNEIASDWSPDGKWITFTTSRDRPFTGIFVVNVRTLQFRLIAEDYSGFSNPVFSPDGKTIVAQRYGFPWFRPRYFGSAAASLVLVDFTTGNSKFFRQNGFQHLFPKFDPSGENIYCVTCVEKTPSSRKLNEKPTKWTDTPQRTPNIWRISKEGKATQITKYVGEAIRWFSIARNGTIAFEKDGELFLLDNGKTTKLQIFATTDAKTNTKERQILTTGVQDAVIAPDEKTFAFVANYELWTVPLEKGEGRNKDDAIRLTDYPGYDAEIDWSKDGKTLYFVSDRENNQRLYALDVSTKKITPIWTRNEDVTRPRVSPDGKFLAFWVAGPEGGLYVWNTQATNEAKRLAHFPGPQFFGNTAGEFSWSPDSRWIAFTALQKGGTRNVWIVSVEGGNPENITKRNAYHSALGWSADGKYLYFNSNRANSGFYLLPLKPEGEAPGEIKLKYEKPKDPIRIEIDFRGITLRARRLFAQQADDNVISNPENGDILFLANGNLWKAKYDGKEVKQLTTGVSRFTLSKDGKAVFASKDGGLAKITLSDNPKIDNIEFRAELIQDSNLVRKAAFTQFWRMYHRGFYDGNFHGRDWTAIRNRYEPLLQGVGHRREFSDLLNMMVGELESSHSEVGTAPGGVSGPSMALPGFLFDYSYSGPGIRVAGFYENAPATYSKTAIKPGEYVLAINGTDVRLDEKLWEVLNNQNGRDITLTVNSEPKKEGARTITYGALSPGEWSELRYRQWVEANRRKVEEKTQGQVGYIHIRGMGGNDRTLFYEEFIEFKQNKKAMIMDVRFNGGGNIADSLIDLLERRVHGYYQVRDSWLELAPNDEVWEGITVVLANEHSYSNAEMFPYAMKARKLAKLVGMPTPGYVIWTWGGRLVDGTGIRMPMGAVYRLDGTPMENMGEEPDIRVPWTNEDFMKGNDPQLDRAIEETLREIKK, encoded by the coding sequence ATGGCTTTCGGTCAGTTTCATCGTCTTTATCTTCTCTTTCTCTCTTGCATCCCTCTTTTGCTTTTCAATCCTCCGAATCAAATTGATTCGAATTCTCCCGCTCAGCCGATTTTGGGAATGCGCTATCCTGCAATCAGTCCAGACGCTTCGAAAATCGCTTTTCAATGGAGAGGGGACATCTGGGTCGTTCCCTCCTCGGGCGGAGTCGCCCGTCGTTTGACCGATCATGTCGAACTGGACACTCGCCCGATATGGAGCCCAGACGGAGAATGGATAGCATTCAGCAGCGACAGAAACGGTAATTTCGACATCTTCGCTCTACCCGTCAACGGGGGGGAAACTCGCCAAATCACCTACGCAGCGAACAACGAAATCGCATCGGATTGGTCTCCTGATGGAAAATGGATAACGTTCACGACCTCCAGAGACCGTCCCTTTACAGGAATCTTCGTCGTCAATGTACGCACTCTTCAATTCCGATTAATTGCAGAGGATTATTCCGGTTTCAGCAATCCCGTCTTCTCGCCGGATGGAAAAACAATCGTTGCGCAAAGATACGGTTTCCCATGGTTTCGCCCTCGCTATTTCGGTTCTGCTGCTGCGTCGTTGGTTCTCGTTGATTTCACGACCGGTAATTCGAAATTTTTCCGCCAAAATGGGTTTCAACACCTCTTCCCTAAATTCGACCCGTCTGGAGAAAATATTTATTGCGTGACTTGCGTCGAAAAAACACCGAGTTCTCGCAAATTGAACGAAAAGCCGACAAAATGGACAGATACTCCTCAAAGAACTCCGAATATTTGGCGAATTTCCAAAGAGGGTAAAGCGACGCAAATTACGAAATACGTTGGCGAAGCGATTCGATGGTTTTCCATAGCGAGAAACGGAACGATTGCATTCGAAAAAGACGGCGAACTCTTTTTGCTCGATAACGGAAAAACTACAAAGTTGCAAATCTTCGCAACGACCGATGCGAAAACCAACACCAAAGAGCGCCAAATTCTCACCACCGGAGTGCAAGATGCAGTCATAGCCCCCGATGAAAAAACTTTCGCCTTCGTCGCGAATTACGAACTCTGGACGGTGCCTTTAGAAAAAGGCGAGGGACGAAACAAAGACGACGCCATTCGACTTACGGATTATCCAGGCTACGATGCGGAAATCGATTGGTCGAAAGACGGAAAAACGCTGTACTTCGTAAGCGATAGGGAAAACAACCAGAGGCTTTACGCTTTGGACGTAAGCACGAAAAAAATCACACCGATTTGGACACGTAACGAAGACGTCACCCGTCCACGAGTTTCCCCTGACGGAAAATTTCTCGCGTTTTGGGTCGCGGGTCCAGAGGGGGGGCTTTATGTCTGGAACACGCAAGCGACGAACGAAGCGAAAAGACTCGCCCATTTCCCTGGTCCGCAATTTTTCGGAAACACTGCCGGGGAATTTTCCTGGTCGCCAGATAGCCGATGGATTGCATTTACAGCATTGCAAAAAGGTGGAACTCGCAATGTTTGGATTGTCTCCGTAGAAGGCGGAAATCCCGAGAACATCACGAAACGAAACGCCTATCACAGCGCCCTCGGTTGGTCTGCAGATGGAAAATATCTCTATTTCAATTCGAATCGCGCAAATAGTGGATTTTATTTGCTTCCACTTAAACCGGAAGGCGAAGCGCCGGGAGAAATAAAACTGAAATACGAAAAACCGAAAGATCCGATTCGAATAGAAATAGATTTTCGAGGAATCACTCTGCGTGCACGTCGCCTATTCGCGCAGCAGGCTGACGATAATGTCATCAGCAATCCCGAAAACGGAGACATTCTTTTTCTCGCAAACGGAAATCTTTGGAAAGCGAAATACGACGGCAAAGAAGTGAAACAACTCACAACGGGGGTTTCACGATTCACATTGAGTAAAGACGGCAAAGCGGTTTTCGCTTCGAAAGATGGTGGGCTTGCAAAAATCACATTGAGCGATAACCCGAAAATAGACAACATAGAATTTCGTGCAGAACTGATTCAAGACAGCAACTTGGTTCGAAAGGCAGCATTCACACAGTTTTGGCGAATGTATCATCGAGGATTCTATGACGGAAACTTTCATGGAAGAGATTGGACAGCGATTCGTAACCGTTACGAACCTCTTTTGCAAGGCGTCGGGCATCGAAGAGAATTCTCCGACCTATTGAACATGATGGTGGGGGAATTAGAATCCTCTCATAGTGAAGTAGGCACAGCACCGGGAGGAGTTTCCGGACCGAGCATGGCACTGCCCGGATTTTTGTTCGATTACTCTTATTCCGGTCCAGGTATACGAGTCGCCGGTTTTTACGAAAACGCACCTGCAACGTATTCGAAAACAGCAATCAAGCCCGGAGAATATGTTCTTGCAATCAACGGTACCGACGTTCGATTAGACGAAAAACTTTGGGAAGTTTTGAACAATCAAAACGGAAGAGACATAACGCTCACCGTGAACTCGGAACCCAAAAAAGAAGGAGCGCGAACAATAACTTATGGCGCGCTTTCACCCGGTGAATGGAGCGAGTTGCGCTATCGCCAATGGGTAGAAGCAAACCGCAGAAAAGTCGAAGAAAAAACACAAGGACAGGTGGGATACATCCATATCCGCGGCATGGGTGGAAACGACCGCACCCTTTTTTATGAAGAATTCATCGAGTTCAAACAAAACAAAAAGGCGATGATCATGGATGTGCGTTTCAATGGGGGGGGAAACATCGCGGATTCCCTTATAGACCTGCTCGAACGTCGCGTTCATGGATATTATCAGGTGCGCGATAGTTGGCTCGAACTCGCCCCGAACGATGAAGTTTGGGAAGGAATTACGGTGGTCTTAGCGAACGAACATAGTTACTCGAACGCGGAGATGTTTCCTTACGCGATGAAAGCGCGCAAACTCGCCAAACTCGTCGGAATGCCCACCCCGGGATACGTGATATGGACATGGGGGGGGAGATTGGTGGACGGTACGGGTATTCGAATGCCGATGGGAGCAGTTTATCGTTTGGATGGAACACCTATGGAGAATATGGGCGAGGAGCCCGATATCCGTGTGCCATGGACGAACGAAGACTTCATGAAGGGAAACGACCCCCAGCTCGACCGCGCCATCGAGGAAACACTGCGCGAAATAAAAAAATAG